One region of Dehalococcoidia bacterium genomic DNA includes:
- a CDS encoding bifunctional metallophosphatase/5'-nucleotidase has product MNRMMKSIYKTTGIALALILSAALVLTACAPAAPVTPAAEPLKEIVSEPLSITILHVGDTHSYVMPHDVMLRLNGRDTLVSLGGFGLLASAVDNIRQGEKNVMLFHSGDATEGTIWMPKFEGLADFSAINALNFDAVVLGNHEFALGTQLSKTMLGTLKLPVLAANMDLTQEPAMAAGVKPYVILEKGGQKIGVIGLITPDTPGIARPGNTVKFLAPEDITRKYVSELNAMGINKIVILSHLGYEPDLKLAAAVPGIDIIVGGHSHTFMGGPEFVELGLNPVTSYPTVVAGPDGDKVLIVHAWESNQLLGQVKLDFDDHGRISAYRGRPFIYASDSLKLADANGWNPVAKDSPQYADIVTAVDKNPGIKIYASNPEMDKVLKPYADQVAADLNVVVGTAEEDLIRGHDIGPGPIIADAFLWSAQKVDPTVNLALFDTYDVDYDIFKGPILASDINMVLDLRHNLSAITLKGSLLKMMLEMGLDSHIKVKMPPPCFELSGFKMTIDMNRKSGERITNIQVKNEAGEYVPMNMDADYTLVTTDFLLEKGIAPLVNKISWMGAMGETLIKSFLKYRDLNIKDVDALTDYIKYQKTIKNPTELRTMLIPAGS; this is encoded by the coding sequence ATGAACAGAATGATGAAATCCATTTACAAAACGACAGGCATTGCTCTTGCGTTAATATTGTCAGCGGCGCTGGTTCTAACCGCCTGCGCGCCGGCCGCGCCTGTTACACCGGCCGCTGAGCCCCTCAAGGAAATAGTCAGCGAACCGCTTTCGATCACCATTCTGCACGTCGGCGATACGCACTCTTACGTGATGCCGCACGATGTGATGCTCAGGTTAAACGGCAGGGATACGCTGGTTTCGCTGGGTGGTTTCGGCCTGCTGGCTTCGGCCGTGGATAACATACGCCAGGGGGAAAAGAACGTTATGCTGTTTCATTCCGGCGATGCAACCGAGGGTACCATCTGGATGCCCAAATTCGAGGGCCTGGCGGACTTCTCAGCCATAAACGCGTTGAACTTCGATGCAGTAGTGCTGGGTAACCACGAGTTTGCCCTGGGCACGCAATTGTCGAAAACAATGCTGGGTACCCTCAAACTGCCCGTTCTCGCCGCCAATATGGACCTGACACAGGAGCCGGCGATGGCAGCGGGAGTTAAACCGTATGTCATCCTGGAAAAGGGCGGCCAGAAAATCGGCGTCATCGGATTGATCACGCCTGACACACCAGGCATCGCGAGGCCGGGCAATACGGTCAAATTCCTTGCGCCCGAGGACATAACCCGCAAATATGTATCCGAGCTCAACGCTATGGGAATCAACAAAATCGTCATACTCTCCCATCTCGGCTATGAACCTGACCTCAAGCTTGCCGCCGCTGTTCCCGGCATAGACATCATAGTGGGCGGGCATTCGCACACTTTCATGGGCGGGCCGGAGTTTGTCGAGTTGGGACTCAATCCGGTAACATCTTATCCTACGGTAGTTGCCGGGCCCGACGGGGACAAAGTCCTCATCGTCCATGCCTGGGAATCCAACCAGCTGCTGGGACAGGTCAAGCTGGATTTCGACGACCATGGCAGGATCAGTGCATATAGAGGTCGGCCGTTCATCTATGCTTCAGATAGTCTCAAGCTGGCGGATGCCAACGGCTGGAATCCTGTGGCCAAGGACTCGCCCCAGTATGCGGATATTGTGACGGCCGTAGACAAGAATCCGGGCATTAAAATCTATGCGAGCAATCCGGAGATGGATAAAGTGCTGAAACCGTATGCCGACCAGGTGGCGGCTGATCTGAACGTGGTTGTGGGAACTGCTGAAGAGGACCTGATCAGGGGTCATGATATCGGGCCGGGACCCATCATCGCCGATGCATTTTTATGGAGCGCTCAGAAGGTTGATCCGACTGTTAATCTTGCCCTGTTCGACACGTATGATGTCGATTACGATATCTTCAAAGGCCCTATACTGGCCAGCGATATCAACATGGTGCTTGATTTACGGCATAACCTGTCGGCAATAACGCTTAAAGGTAGCCTGCTAAAGATGATGCTGGAGATGGGCCTTGACTCACATATTAAAGTGAAGATGCCTCCGCCCTGTTTCGAGCTCTCAGGTTTTAAAATGACTATTGACATGAACCGCAAAAGCGGTGAGCGTATCACGAATATCCAGGTGAAAAACGAGGCAGGAGAATACGTCCCCATGAACATGGACGCCGATTATACGCTGGTTACCACCGATTTTCTGCTTGAGAAAGGTATAGCCCCGCTGGTCAACAAGATCAGCTGGATGGGTGCGATGGGGG